Within Bacillota bacterium, the genomic segment AGAAAAACATGGCGAAGAAAAAGTTTGAGCGGACTAAGCCCCACGTGAACATTGGTACTATCGGCCATGTGGATCATGGCAAAACAACCTTAACTGCGGCTATCACTCGTTGCTTGGCCCACGCAGGTCTTACTGACTTTATCCCCTTCGACAAGATTGACAAAGCTCCCGAAGAGCGGGCTCGTGGGATCACTATTGCCACTTCGCATGTGGAGTACGAGACTGAAAACCGGCACTACGCCCATGTGGACTGCCCCGGTCACGCCGACTACGTAAAGAACATGATCACCGGTGCCGCCCAGATGGACGGTGCTATCTTGGTGGTCTCCGCTGCTGACGGCCCTATGCCCCAGACCAGAGAGCATATTCTGTTGGCCCGGCAGGTAGGCGTCCCGCATATTGTGGTGTTCCTGAACAAAGCCGATCAGGTGGACGATCCCGAGCTCATGGAGCTGGTGGAAATGGAAGTGCGGGATCTGCTTTCCGAGTACGAATTCCCCGGCGACGATATTCCGGTAGTGGCCGGCTCGGCCTTGAAAGCGCTTGAGTGCGGCTGTGGTGGGAAAGAGTGCGAGGATTGTGGTGCCATCTGGGAGCTAATGGAAGAGGTAGACCGCTATATTCCCACTCCGGAGCGCGATACCGACAAACCGTTCCTGATGCCCATTGAAGACGTGTTCACTATTACCGGACGGGGAACCGTGGTTACCGGCCGGGTGGAACGGGGTAAAGTAAAGGTGAGTGACGACGTTCAGATTGTCGGGCTGGCGGAAGAAAGCCGCAAGACTGTAGTTACCGGAGTGGAGATGTTCAGAAAGACGTTGGACGAAGGTGTAGCCGGCGATAACATCGGGGTGCTCCTGCGCGGGATCGACCGTGAGGATGTGGAGCGCGGTCAGGTATTGGCCAAACCGGGCAGCATCCGTCCGCTCACCAAGTTCAAGGGTCAGGTTTATGTGTTAACCAAGGAAGAAGGCGGACGCCACACGCCGTTCTTTAACGGCTATCGGCCGCAGCTATACTTTAGGACCACCGACGTTACCGGTACCATTAATCTGCCGGAGGGCGTGGAGATGGTGATGCCCGGCGACAACGTGGTGATGGAC encodes:
- the tuf gene encoding elongation factor Tu; protein product: MAKKKFERTKPHVNIGTIGHVDHGKTTLTAAITRCLAHAGLTDFIPFDKIDKAPEERARGITIATSHVEYETENRHYAHVDCPGHADYVKNMITGAAQMDGAILVVSAADGPMPQTREHILLARQVGVPHIVVFLNKADQVDDPELMELVEMEVRDLLSEYEFPGDDIPVVAGSALKALECGCGGKECEDCGAIWELMEEVDRYIPTPERDTDKPFLMPIEDVFTITGRGTVVTGRVERGKVKVSDDVQIVGLAEESRKTVVTGVEMFRKTLDEGVAGDNIGVLLRGIDREDVERGQVLAKPGSIRPLTKFKGQVYVLTKEEGGRHTPFFNGYRPQLYFRTTDVTGTINLPEGVEMVMPGDNVVMD